From the Micromonospora echinofusca genome, the window CGTCGGCGCGTCCCTCGGTGGCGTGCTCAGCGCCGCCGTCGGCCCGTACGCCTGCTTCTGGGTGGCGGCCGTGGGCCTGGTGGTCGCCGCGGGCCTGGCCACGCTGATCCGCCGGCCGTTGCAGGCGCCCCGCGACGCGGCGCTGCCGGTGCAGCGGACCTGGCCCGCGATCCGGGAGGCGCTGGGCTACATCGGGCACCGGCCGAGGGTCCTGGCGCTGGTCACCGTGAAGTCGGCGGTCGGCCTCGGCAACGGCGTGCTGACGGTGTTTCCGCTGCTCGCGGCGGTGTACGGCGTAGGCCCTGTCGGCACCGGGCTGCTCTTCGCGGTCCGCGGGGCGGGCGCGCTCGTCGGGCCGATCCTGATGCGCCGGGTGCTGACCAACCGGGCCTGGCTGCTGCCCGGGCTCGCGCTGTCCATGTCCCTCTACGGCCTGGCCTACCTCGGCACCTCGGTCGCCCGCTGGTTCCCGCTGGTGCTGGCCCTGGTCTTCGTCGCCCACTTCGCGGGCGGCAGCAACTGGGTGATGTCGAACTTCGCCCTCCAGGGCGAGGTGCCGGACCGGCTGCGGGGCCGCGTCTTCGCCACCGACATGATGCTCGCGACCCTCGCCGTCTCGGTGAGCCAGCTCGCGGTCGCCGCCGTGGTGGACACCGTGGACGAGCGGGTGGTGCTGGCCACCTGCGGCCTGGTCACGGTGGTCTACGCGATCGGCTGGCGGATCGCCACCCGCCGGCTCTCGCTCACGGACCCGGCCGGGCAGCCGGCCCCGACCCCCGCCCGCTGACCCGCCCGGCGGTCAGGGTCGGTCCGGCGCGGTGCCTGTCGGCGCGTCGGGCCGGGACCGCCCGTCCCACTGCGCCGGCACGTCGGCGCCGCCCGCCGCGTCCCACCCCGCGCCCGCCGGCGGCACTGGCTGAGCGCCCGGCACCGGCTGGCCGGCCGGCGGCACCGGCTGAGCGCCCGCCGGCGGCACCGGCTGAGCGCCCGGCACCGGCTGGCCGGCCGGCATCCGCCCGCCGTCGCCGAACGGGCCGGCCTCCGCGCCGCGCGCCCGCCGCCCGGCCAGCACCGCCGCGATCAGCAGACCCGTCCCGATCGGGTACGTCAGGGACTGCAGCCCGCCGTAGGCCATGTTCATCAGCTGGAAGTTCGAGCGCCCCCAGTCGAAGTCGAACGCGCGGGGCAGCAGCAGGGTCCAGGCCACGCTGAGCACCGCGTTGACCAGCAGCACGGTGAGCCCGGACATCGCCAGCAGCCGGGGCTTTCGGGGCAGCCGCCGCCCGGCCGTCGCAGCCAGTACGAGGCCGACCAGCAGTACCAGCGCCGTGGGCGTCTGGAAGGCGGCCACCGTCGCCACGTACCCGAGTTCGCGCATCCCTGCCTCCATCCGCCGTCGGTCGGGCCAGGCTAACGGAAGCACAGTGCCGCCACCGGCCGCCGGAGCAGCCAGCCGTCCGGCCCGTCCCAGCCGGCGGGCGGAGATTCGCGTCGTCGGTGTGCAGCCCTACCATGAGCCCGTGCCGACGAACTTCACCTCCGGCCCGGTCCGGGTCCGGGTCCCCGCCACCAGCGCCAACCTGGGGCCGGGGTTCGACGCCCTGGGGCTCGCCCTGGCGCTGCACGACGACGTGGCCGCCGAGGTGACGGCGCAG encodes:
- a CDS encoding MFS transporter, with product MPSTVSVLTHNRNFRNLFLAELVVFGADWFVMVPLLVMLPDLTGSGVWGALVLAVDTGIVALLLPYTGTIADRFDRRKIMIISNVAALLGVLLLLGVRSAGTAWLAMAGIGVVAVAKAFYSPAAQAALPNVLDPDELAAGNAVAGSAWGTMTVVGASLGGVLSAAVGPYACFWVAAVGLVVAAGLATLIRRPLQAPRDAALPVQRTWPAIREALGYIGHRPRVLALVTVKSAVGLGNGVLTVFPLLAAVYGVGPVGTGLLFAVRGAGALVGPILMRRVLTNRAWLLPGLALSMSLYGLAYLGTSVARWFPLVLALVFVAHFAGGSNWVMSNFALQGEVPDRLRGRVFATDMMLATLAVSVSQLAVAAVVDTVDERVVLATCGLVTVVYAIGWRIATRRLSLTDPAGQPAPTPAR